Proteins from one Antennarius striatus isolate MH-2024 chromosome 12, ASM4005453v1, whole genome shotgun sequence genomic window:
- the LOC137605519 gene encoding 5'-AMP-activated protein kinase subunit gamma-1-like isoform X2, giving the protein MEPLAEVPLFEMDEDEDEDVLSLNNRGGCAPAAPALASPSGPDPDAFIYMNFMKSHCCYDAIPTSSKLVIFDTRLQVKKAFFALVANGLRAAPLWDSKLNCFVGMLTITDFINILHRYYKSPLVQIYELEEHKIETWREIYLHSINRLISITPDSSLFDAIYTLLKNKIHRLPVVDPATGNVLHILTHKRILKFLHIFGSMIPKPRFLQKRIGEVDIGTFREVATVQDSASVYDALTIFVERRVSALPVVNEQGKVVALYSRFDVINLAAQKNYNNLDMTMQEVIASRACCVEGVLKCYRHETLETIIDRIARAEVHRLVLVDRDDVVKGIVSLSDLLQALVLTPAGIDALYA; this is encoded by the exons ATGGAGCCTCTTGCTGAG GTTCCGTTATTCGAGATGGAtgaggacgaggacgaggatGTTCTCTCATTGAACAACAGAG GTGGTTGCGCGCCCGCGGCCCCCGCTCTGGCGTCGCCGTCGGGCCCCGACCCCGACGCGTTCATCTACATGAACTTCATGAAGAGCCACTGCTGCTACGACGCCATTCCCACCAGCTCCAAGCTGGTCATCTTTGACACCAGGCTGCAG GTGAAGAAGGCCTTCTTCGCTCTGGTGGCGAACGGTTTGAGGGCGGCGCCGCTGTGGGACAGCAAGCTGAACTGTTTCGTGG gtatgCTAACCATCACTGACTTCATCAACATTCTCCATCGTTATTACAAGTCTCCTTTG GTCCAGATCTACGAGCTGGAGGAACACAAGATCGAGACATGGAGAG AGATCTACCTCCACTCCATCAACCGACTGATCAGCATCACTCCAGACTCCAG tttgtttgatgccATCTACACCCTGTTGAAGAATAAGATCCATCGGCTGCCAGTTGTCGACCCGGCAACGGGGAACGTCCTCCACATCCTGACTCACAAACGCATCCTCAAGTTCCTCCACATCTTT GGATCTATGATTCCTAAACCCAGGTTCCTTCAGAAACGTATCGGTGAAGTTGACATTGGAACCTTCCGAGAGGTCGCGACGGTCCAGGATTCGGCTTCCGTCTATGACGCCCTGACCATTTTCGTAGAGAGGAGGGTGTCGGCTCTGCCTGTCGTCAATGAGCAAG GTAAAGTGGTGGCCCTGTACTCCAGGTTCGACGTTATC AACCTGGCAGCCCAGAAGAACTACAACAACCTGGACATGACAATGCAGGAGGTGATCGCCTCCAGGGCCTGCTGCGTGGAGGGCGTCCTCAAGTGTTACCGCCATGAAACGCTGGAGACCATCATCGACCGTATCGCCAGGGCCGAG GTGCATCGATTGGTGCTGGTTGACCGTGACGACGTGGTGAAAGGGATCGTTTCCCTGTCTGACCTTCTACAAGCCCTGGTTCTCACCCCAGCAGGTATCGATGCCCTGTATGCCTGA
- the LOC137605519 gene encoding 5'-AMP-activated protein kinase subunit gamma-1-like isoform X3: MEPLAEVPLFEMDEDEDEDVLSLNNRGGCAPAAPALASPSGPDPDAFIYMNFMKSHCCYDAIPTSSKLVIFDTRLQVKKAFFALVANGLRAAPLWDSKLNCFVGMLTITDFINILHRYYKSPLVQIYELEEHKIETWREIYLHSINRLISITPDSSLFDAIYTLLKNKIHRLPVVDPATGNVLHILTHKRILKFLHIFGSMIPKPRFLQKRIGEVDIGTFREVATVQDSASVYDALTIFVERRVSALPVVNEQGKVVALYSRFDVINLAAQKNYNNLDMTMQEVIASRACCVEGVLKCYRHETLETIIDRIARAEVHRLVLVDRDDVVKGIVSLSDLLQALVLTPADIF, encoded by the exons ATGGAGCCTCTTGCTGAG GTTCCGTTATTCGAGATGGAtgaggacgaggacgaggatGTTCTCTCATTGAACAACAGAG GTGGTTGCGCGCCCGCGGCCCCCGCTCTGGCGTCGCCGTCGGGCCCCGACCCCGACGCGTTCATCTACATGAACTTCATGAAGAGCCACTGCTGCTACGACGCCATTCCCACCAGCTCCAAGCTGGTCATCTTTGACACCAGGCTGCAG GTGAAGAAGGCCTTCTTCGCTCTGGTGGCGAACGGTTTGAGGGCGGCGCCGCTGTGGGACAGCAAGCTGAACTGTTTCGTGG gtatgCTAACCATCACTGACTTCATCAACATTCTCCATCGTTATTACAAGTCTCCTTTG GTCCAGATCTACGAGCTGGAGGAACACAAGATCGAGACATGGAGAG AGATCTACCTCCACTCCATCAACCGACTGATCAGCATCACTCCAGACTCCAG tttgtttgatgccATCTACACCCTGTTGAAGAATAAGATCCATCGGCTGCCAGTTGTCGACCCGGCAACGGGGAACGTCCTCCACATCCTGACTCACAAACGCATCCTCAAGTTCCTCCACATCTTT GGATCTATGATTCCTAAACCCAGGTTCCTTCAGAAACGTATCGGTGAAGTTGACATTGGAACCTTCCGAGAGGTCGCGACGGTCCAGGATTCGGCTTCCGTCTATGACGCCCTGACCATTTTCGTAGAGAGGAGGGTGTCGGCTCTGCCTGTCGTCAATGAGCAAG GTAAAGTGGTGGCCCTGTACTCCAGGTTCGACGTTATC AACCTGGCAGCCCAGAAGAACTACAACAACCTGGACATGACAATGCAGGAGGTGATCGCCTCCAGGGCCTGCTGCGTGGAGGGCGTCCTCAAGTGTTACCGCCATGAAACGCTGGAGACCATCATCGACCGTATCGCCAGGGCCGAG GTGCATCGATTGGTGCTGGTTGACCGTGACGACGTGGTGAAAGGGATCGTTTCCCTGTCTGACCTTCTACAAGCCCTGGTTCTCACCCCAGCAG
- the ttll4 gene encoding tubulin monoglutamylase TTLL4 isoform X2, which translates to MQVDGAEEELPDELENACSDDGDSDCSSSTASISPRSGIEEPMLLGVGDDREERPALVPSLFPLIPPTLYFSTANEKVELLPVEQRRLLKWKMSTVTPNVVKHTIARSHFKATKKRYDWLGCWGHHMKSPSFRTLREHQKLNHFPGTFQIGRKDRLWRNLSKMQVRFGKQEFSFFPRTFILPQDIKLLRKVWEDSNTRQKWIIKPPASARGIGIQVIHKWSQMPRKRPLLVQKYLHKPYLISGNKFDLRIYVYVTSYDPLRIYIFSDGLVRFASCKYSSSKKTLSNKFMHLTNYSVNKKNSEYQTNSDDKACQGHKWALKALWQYLGAQGVNTALIWQKIKDIVIKTVIASEPYVNNLLKINVRTPHSCHELFGFDIMLDENLKPWILEVNISPSLHSSTALDVSIKGQMIRDLLNLAGFRIPQREDVIAPCSSDSSSTSSLCGGVRNKSDVSIDEKVKRAFYITQRFADQDFLSTVLDVLTPEDVRVLAESEDELNRVGQFERIFPSPSSSRYLRFFECPRYFNILLDQWEQKYWSSKSKGIDLLAALCQKGVHLGTTDPAHMWSKSSYTSKVDPHKQDGINRSSVVVSQQVFSHQDNDDALDREVVSLCSQSVAPSSGSSVTSSACASPLPTPTHSLLPQQSAAY; encoded by the exons TATTGAGGAGCCAATGTTATTGGGGGTGGGAGACGATCGAGAGGAGAGGCCCGCTTTGGTCCCCAGTCTGTTCCCCCTCATCCCTCCAACGCTGTACTTCAGCACCGCCAACGAGAAAG TGGAGTTGTTGCCTGTGGAACAACGACGTTTGTTAAAATGGAAGATGAGCACCGTCACACCAAACGTCGTCAAGCACACCATCGCTAGGTCACACTTCAAAGCCACCAAGA AGCGATATGATTGGCTTGGCTGTTGGGGTCACCACATGAAGTCTCCCAGCTTCAGGACCCTCAGAGAGCACCAGAAG CTGAACCACTTCCCAGGAACGTTTCAGATCGGCAGGAAGGACCGTCTGTGGAGGAACCTGTCCAAGATGCAGGTTCGCTTCGGCAAACAGGAGTTTAGCTTCTTCCCCCGGACCTTCATCCTTCCTCAGGACATCAAGCTGCTCCGCAAAGTTTGGGAGGACAGCAACACCAGGCAGAAATGGATCATCAAACCT CCGGCATCAGCCAGAGGAATCGGAATCCAGGTCATCCACAAATGGAGCCAGATGCCCCGCAAGCGACCGCTGCTGGTCCAAAA GTACCTTCACAAGCCCTACCTCATCAGCGGTAACAAGTTCGACCTGCGCATCTATGTCTATGTGACGTCCTACGACCCGCTCAGAATTTACATCTTCTCCGATGGACTGGTTCGATTCGCCAGCTGCAA GTATTCGTCTTCCAAGAAGACTCTGAGTAACAAGTTCATGCACCTGACCAACTACAGCGTCAACAAGAAGAACTCTGAATACCAGACCAACAGCGACGACAAGGCCTGCCAGGGACACAAATG GGCTCTGAAGGCCTTGTGGCAGTATCTGGGGGCCCAGGGGGTCAACACCGCCCTGATCTGGCAGAAGATCAAAGACATTGTGATCAAAACCGTCATTGC CTCAGAGCCGTACGTCAACAACCTGCTGAAGATCAACGTCCGGACGCCTCACAGCTGCCACGAGCTGTTCGGCTTCGACATCATGCTGGACGAGAACCTCAAACCCTGGATCCTAGAGGTCAACATATCAccaag CCTCCATTCCAGCACAGCGCTGGATGTTTCCATTAAAGGTCAGATGATCAGAGACCTCCTGAACCTGGCGGGCTTCCGTATTCCTCAACGAGAGGACGTGATCGCCCCCTGCAGCAGCGACTCCAGCTCCACCAGCAG tctgtgtgggggggtcaggaacAAGTCCGATGTGTCAATCGATGAGAAGGTGAAGCGGGCCTTTTACATCACACAGCGCTTTGCTGACCag GACTTCCTGTCCACCGTGTTGGACGTCTTGACTCCAGAGGACGTTCGCGTCCTGGCGGAGAGCGAAGACGAACTGAATCGCGTCGGACAATTTGAGCGGATTTTCCCGTCGCCGTCGTCGTCTCGCTACTTGCGATTCTTCGAGTGTCCACGATACTTCAACATCCTCCTGGACCAATGGGAGCAGAAATACTGGAGCAGCAAgtcaaaag GGATCGACCTGCTGGCCGCCCTCTGTCAGAAAGGAGTCCATCTTGGAACCACTGACCCCGCCCACATG TGGTCGAAAAGCAGCTACACCTCTAAGGTCGACCCTCACAAACAGGACGGCATCAACCGatccag tgtggTGGTCAGCCAGCAGGTCTTCTCCCATCAGGACAACGACGACGCTTTGGACAGGGAGGTGGTTTCCCTCTGCAGCCAGTCGGTCGCACCAAGTTCTGGTTCCAGTGTCACCAGCAGCGCCTGCGCTAGCCCCctgcccacccccacccacagtCTGCTGCCCCAGCAGTCTGCCGCCTACTGA